One stretch of Zingiber officinale cultivar Zhangliang chromosome 6B, Zo_v1.1, whole genome shotgun sequence DNA includes these proteins:
- the LOC121991833 gene encoding V-type proton ATPase subunit B 2-like isoform X1 translates to MGEAKKVVDMEEGSLEIGMEYRTVSGVAGPLVILDKVKGPKYQEIVNIRLGDGTIRRGQVLEVDGEKAVVQVFEGTSGIDNKYTTVQFTGEVLKTPVSLDMLGRIFNGSGKPIDNGPPILPEAYLDISGSSINPSERTYPEEMIQTGISTIDVMNSIARGQKIPLFSAAGLPHNEIAAQICRQAGLVKRLEKTDNLLEQGEEDNFAIVFAAMGVNMETAQFFKRDFEENGSMERVTLFLNLANDPTIERIITPRIALTTAEYLAYECGKHVLVILTDMSSYADALREVSAAREEVPGRRGYPGYMYTDLATIYERAGRIEGRKGSITQIPILTMPNDDITHPTPDLTGYITEGQIYINRQLHNRQIYPPINVLPSLSRLMKSAIGEGMTRPDHADVSNQLYANYAIGKDVQAMKAVVGEEALSSEDLLYLEFLDKFERKFVSQGAYDTRNIFQSLDLAWTLLRIFPRELLHRIPAKTLDQYYSREAAH, encoded by the exons ATGGGCGAGGCAAAGAAGGTGGTTGACATGGAGGAAGGATCACTGGAGATTGGCATGG AGTACAGGACAGTCTCTGGAGTGGCAGGACCACTAGTTATTTTGGATAAAGTGAAG GGTCCCAAGTACCAGGAGATTGTTAATATCCGACTAGGAGATGGCACTATTCGACGTGGTCAGGTCCTGGAAGTTGATGGTGAAAAAGCTGTTGTGCAA GTgtttgaaggaacttcaggaattGACAACAAATATACCACTGTGCAATTCACTGGCGAG GTTCTGAAGACCCCTGTATCTCTTGATATGCTTGGACGCATTTTTAATGGTTCAGGAAAGCCTATAGATAATGGCCCTCCTATTTTGCCTGAGGCATATTTGGATATATCCG GAAGTTCCATCAATCCTAGTGAAAGAACCTATCCTGAAGAAATGATTCAAACTGGAATATCAACCATTGATGTTATGAATTCTATTGCTCGAGGGCAGAAGATCCCCCTCTTTTCTGCTGCTGGTCTCCCACACAATGAAATAGCTGCTCAGATCTGTCGTCAGGCTGGCCTTGTGAAACGTCTAGAAAAAACTGACAATCTTTTGGAG CAGGGTGAGGAAGACAACTTTGCTATTGTATTTGCTGCCATGGGAGTTAACATGGAAACTGCACAGTTCTTCAAGCGTGACTTTGAGGAAAATGGTTCTATGGAAAGAGTGACACTCTTTCTAAATTTG GCAAATGACCCCACTATTGAGCGCATCATCACTCCGCGAATTGCTCTCACAACAGCAGAATATTTAGCTTATGAATGTGGGAAGCATGTACTTGTTATCTTAACTGACATGAGCTCATATGCTGATGCACTTCGTGAG GTATCAGCCGCTCGAGAGGAGGTGCCAGGTAGACGTGGTTATCCTGGTTATATGTACACAGATTTGGCAACTATATATGAGCGAGCTGGACGTATAGAAGGAAGAAAAGGCTCCATTACGCAGATACCCATCTTAACCATGCCAAATGATG ATATAACACATCCTACTCCTGATCTTACTGGTTACATCACTGAAGGTCAAATATATATCAATAGGCAGCTCCATAATCGCCAG ATATATCCTCCAATCAACGTTCTCCCTTCTTTATCTCGGTTGATGAAA AGTGCTATTGGTGAGGGCATGACTCGTCCTGATCATGCGGATGTTTCTAACCAG CTCTATGCCAACTATGCCATTGGAAAGGATGTGCAAGCAATGAAAGCAGTGGTGGGAGAGGAGGCTCTCTCATCTGAGGACTTG CTCTACCTGGAGTTCCTAGACAAGTTCGAAAGGAAATTCGTCTCACAAGGGGCCTACGACACCCGTAACATCTTCCAATCCCTTGACCTCGCATGGACTCTACTACGCATTTTCCCTCGCGAGCTTCTCCACCGTATTCCTGCAAAGACCTTGGATCAGTATTACAGTAGAGAGGCGGCACACTAA
- the LOC121991833 gene encoding V-type proton ATPase subunit B 2-like isoform X2, with translation MGEAKKVVDMEEGSLEIGMEYRTVSGVAGPLVILDKVKGPKYQEIVNIRLGDGTIRRGQVLEVDGEKAVVQVFEGTSGIDNKYTTVQFTGEVLKTPVSLDMLGRIFNGSGKPIDNGPPILPEAYLDISGSSINPSERTYPEEMIQTGISTIDVMNSIARGQKIPLFSAAGLPHNEIAAQICRQAGLVKRLEKTDNLLEGEEDNFAIVFAAMGVNMETAQFFKRDFEENGSMERVTLFLNLANDPTIERIITPRIALTTAEYLAYECGKHVLVILTDMSSYADALREVSAAREEVPGRRGYPGYMYTDLATIYERAGRIEGRKGSITQIPILTMPNDDITHPTPDLTGYITEGQIYINRQLHNRQIYPPINVLPSLSRLMKSAIGEGMTRPDHADVSNQLYANYAIGKDVQAMKAVVGEEALSSEDLLYLEFLDKFERKFVSQGAYDTRNIFQSLDLAWTLLRIFPRELLHRIPAKTLDQYYSREAAH, from the exons ATGGGCGAGGCAAAGAAGGTGGTTGACATGGAGGAAGGATCACTGGAGATTGGCATGG AGTACAGGACAGTCTCTGGAGTGGCAGGACCACTAGTTATTTTGGATAAAGTGAAG GGTCCCAAGTACCAGGAGATTGTTAATATCCGACTAGGAGATGGCACTATTCGACGTGGTCAGGTCCTGGAAGTTGATGGTGAAAAAGCTGTTGTGCAA GTgtttgaaggaacttcaggaattGACAACAAATATACCACTGTGCAATTCACTGGCGAG GTTCTGAAGACCCCTGTATCTCTTGATATGCTTGGACGCATTTTTAATGGTTCAGGAAAGCCTATAGATAATGGCCCTCCTATTTTGCCTGAGGCATATTTGGATATATCCG GAAGTTCCATCAATCCTAGTGAAAGAACCTATCCTGAAGAAATGATTCAAACTGGAATATCAACCATTGATGTTATGAATTCTATTGCTCGAGGGCAGAAGATCCCCCTCTTTTCTGCTGCTGGTCTCCCACACAATGAAATAGCTGCTCAGATCTGTCGTCAGGCTGGCCTTGTGAAACGTCTAGAAAAAACTGACAATCTTTTGGAG GGTGAGGAAGACAACTTTGCTATTGTATTTGCTGCCATGGGAGTTAACATGGAAACTGCACAGTTCTTCAAGCGTGACTTTGAGGAAAATGGTTCTATGGAAAGAGTGACACTCTTTCTAAATTTG GCAAATGACCCCACTATTGAGCGCATCATCACTCCGCGAATTGCTCTCACAACAGCAGAATATTTAGCTTATGAATGTGGGAAGCATGTACTTGTTATCTTAACTGACATGAGCTCATATGCTGATGCACTTCGTGAG GTATCAGCCGCTCGAGAGGAGGTGCCAGGTAGACGTGGTTATCCTGGTTATATGTACACAGATTTGGCAACTATATATGAGCGAGCTGGACGTATAGAAGGAAGAAAAGGCTCCATTACGCAGATACCCATCTTAACCATGCCAAATGATG ATATAACACATCCTACTCCTGATCTTACTGGTTACATCACTGAAGGTCAAATATATATCAATAGGCAGCTCCATAATCGCCAG ATATATCCTCCAATCAACGTTCTCCCTTCTTTATCTCGGTTGATGAAA AGTGCTATTGGTGAGGGCATGACTCGTCCTGATCATGCGGATGTTTCTAACCAG CTCTATGCCAACTATGCCATTGGAAAGGATGTGCAAGCAATGAAAGCAGTGGTGGGAGAGGAGGCTCTCTCATCTGAGGACTTG CTCTACCTGGAGTTCCTAGACAAGTTCGAAAGGAAATTCGTCTCACAAGGGGCCTACGACACCCGTAACATCTTCCAATCCCTTGACCTCGCATGGACTCTACTACGCATTTTCCCTCGCGAGCTTCTCCACCGTATTCCTGCAAAGACCTTGGATCAGTATTACAGTAGAGAGGCGGCACACTAA
- the LOC121991831 gene encoding probable phospholipid-transporting ATPase 4, with amino-acid sequence MPGGRRRDRLRWSKIYTFARFWPTVGDDEQPSFHGGPSYSRTVHCNQPQLHRKKPFKYSSNYITTTKYNVITFLPKALFEQFRRVANIYFLLAAALSLTPVSPFTPVSMIAPLAFVVGLSMAKEALEDWRRFMQDMKVNMRKVNVHKGEGQFDHKQWQNIRVGDVVKVEKDQFFPADLLLLSSSYEDGICYVETMNLDGETNLKVKRSLEVTLALDDDEAFRDFTATIRCEDPNPNLYTFVGNFDYERQIFALEPNHILLRDSKLRNTNYVYGVVIFAGHDSKVMQNATKSPSKRSRIEKKMDRIIYVLFTLLVLISVISSIGFAIITKNKMPNWWYLQPDQTTSLYDPDRAALSGFLHLVTALILYGYLIPISLYVSIEVVKVLQATFINGDILMYDEDTGNHAQARTSNLNEELGQVDTILSDKTGTLTCNQMDFLKCSIAGVSYGVRSSEVEIAASKHMESEATGDDAGVYGSYEVELDHEIDFKSDNPRKPTIKGFSFEDDRLMHGNWAKEPTADTILLFFRILALCHSAIPEPDEKTGGFTYEAESPDEAAFLVAAREFGFEFCKRTQSSVFIREKYSSSEDLIEREFKILNLLEFNSKRKRMSVIVRDASGKIFLLCKGADSIIFDRLAKNGRMYESETNKHLTEYGEAGLRTLALAYRVLDESEYSDWNAEFLKAKTTIGPDREAQVERISDLMERDLILVGATAVEDKLQKGVPQCIDKLAQAGLKIWVLTGDKIETAINIGFACSLLRQGMKQICLSTINNVVAQDANKAAKESLLMQITNASQMINLEKDPYEAFALIIDGKTLTYVLEDDMKNHFLNLAVNCASVICCRVSPKQKALVTRLVKEGTGKVTLAIGDGANDVGMIQEADIGVGISGVEGMQAVMASDFSISQFRFLERLLVVHGHWCYKRIALMICYFFYKNIAFGLTIFFFEAYTGFSGQSVYDDWYMLLFNVVLTSLPVITLGVFEQDVSSEVCLQFPALYQQGQRNLFFDWYRIIGWMFNGLYTSIAIYFLSIGMLYHQAFRSGGQTADMAVVGTTMFTSIIWTVNVQIALIMNHFTWIQHLFVWGSVATWYLFLVAYGMSSPTISGNAYQILLEALGPAPIFWIATIIVTAACNIPYLTHKAFQRAFNPQDQHVIQEIKYYKKDIEDAHMWKREKSKARQKTKIGFTARVDAKIRQLRERLNKRALSTSQSLEE; translated from the exons ATGCCAGGCGGAAGAAGAAGGGATCGACTACGATGGAGCAAGATCTATACCTTTGCCCGCTTCTGGCCCACCGTGGGAGATGATGAGCAACCTTCCTTCCATGGAGGCCCTAGTTACTCCCGCACTGTCCACTGCAACCAGCCCCAGCTCCACCGTAAGAAGCCCTTCAAGTATTCTAGCAACTACATCACCACCACAAAGTATAATGTCATCACATTCCTTCCAAAAGCGCTATTTGAACAATTCCGCCGAGTAGCCAACATCTATTTTCTCTTGGCTGCGGCCCTCTCTCTTACCCCTGTTTCCCCCTTCACTCCGGTGAGCATGATTGCTCCTTTAGCCTTCGTTGTAGGGTTGAGTATGGCAAAAGAGGCACTGGAAGATTGGCGGAGATTTATGCAAGACATGAAAGTAAATATGCGGAAGGTCAATGTTCACAAGGGGGAGGGACAGTTTGACCACAAGCAGTGGCAAAATATTCGTGTTGGAGATGTTGTGAAGGTTGAGAAGGACCAATTTTTTCCAGCTGACTTGCTTCTGCTATCGTCGAGCTATGAGGATGGAATTTGCTATGTGGAGACAATGAATTTGGACGGTGAAACTAATTTGAAAGTCAAAAGATCTTTGGAAGTGACCTTAGCTTTGGATGATGATGAGGCTTTCAGGGACTTTACAGCTACCATAAGGTGTGAAGACCCAAATCCTAATCTATACACTTTTGTTGGCAACTTTGATTATGAACGACAAATCTTTGCACTCGAGCCAAATCATATTCTGCtcagagattcaaagttaaggaacACTAATTATGTTTATGGAGTAGTTATCTTTGCTGGTCATGATAGCAAAGTTATGCAAAATGCAACCAAGTCACCTTCTAAGAGGAGCAGGATCGAGAAGAAAATGGATCGAATCATATATGTTCTTTTTACACTTCTTGTACTCATTTCAGTGATTAGCTCAATAGGGTTTGCTATAATCACCAAAAATAAGATGCCGAATTGGTGGTATTTGCAACCAGATCAGACAACAAGCTTGTATGATCCAGATAGAGCAGCACTCTCTGGGTTCCTCCATCTGGTCACAGCTCTTATTCTCTATGGATATCTGATACCTATCTCTCTATATGTTTCCATAGAAGTTGTCAAGGTCTTACAAGCCACATTCATTAATGGAGATATCCTCATGTATGACGAGGATACAGGAAATCATGCACAGGCACGAACTTCTAACTTGAACGAGGAGCTTGGGCAAGTTGATACAATATTGTCTGATAAAACAGGAACTTTAACCTGCAATCAGATGGACTTTTTGAAGTGTTCGATTGCTGGTGTTTCCTATGGTGTGCGTTCTAGTGAAGTGGAAATTGCAGCTTCCAAGCATATGGAATCAGAAGCTACTGGAGATGATGCAGGTGTTTATGGGTCATATGAAGTTGAGTTGGATCATGAGATAGATTTCAAAAGTGATAATCCGAGAAAACCTACGATTAAAGGTTTCAGTTTTGAAGATGACAGGCTTATGCATGGAAATTGGGCAAAGGAACCCACAGCTGATACCATTCTTCTGTTCTTCAGGATCCTTGCATTGTGTCACAGTGCAATTCCTGAACCAGATGAGAAAACTGGTGGCTTTACTTATGAAGCAGAGTCACCAGATGAAGCAGCATTTCTTGTTGCTGCCAGGGAATTTGGCTTTGAGTTTTGTAAGAGGACTCAATCTAGTGTATTCATTAGGGAGAAATATTCATCTTCTGAAGATCTTATTGAGAG GGAGTTCAAGATTCTCAATCTGCTGGAATTCAACAGCAAAAGGAAGAGAATGTCTGTAATTGTGCGTGATGCAAGTGGGAAAATTTTTCTTCTTTGCAAAGGTGCTGATAG CATCATATTTGATAGACTGGCAAAAAATGGAAGAATGTATGAGAGTGAAACAAACAAGCATTTAACAGAATATGGGGAAGCGGGTTTGCGAACCTTAGCACTGGCATATAGGGTGCTAGATGAATCTGAGTATTCTGATTGGAATGCAGAATTTCTAAAAGCAAAAACTACTATTGGACCTGATAGAGAAGCTCAAGTTGAGCGAATCTCCGATTTAATGGAAAGGGATTTGATTCTTGTTGGTGCAACTGCCGTGGAAGATAAATTACAGAAAGGG GTTCCTCAGTGTATAGACAAATTAGCGCAGGCTGGTCTGAAGATCTGGGTGCTGACAGGTGATAAGATTGAAACTGCTATTAATATCGG atTTGCTTGCAGTTTGCTTAGGCAAGGCATGAAACAAATTTGTCTATCCACCATAAACAATGTGGTAGCACAGGATGCTAACAAG GCAGCTAAAGAGAGCCTTTTGATGCAAATAACTAATGCCTCGCAAATGATCAATTTGGAGAAGGATCCGTATGAAGCATTTGCTTTAATAATTGATGGAAAAACACTAACATATGTCCTAGAGGATGATATGAAGAATCATTTTCTAAATCTCGCAGTCAACTGTGCTTCTGTCATATGCTGCCGTGTCTCTCCTAAGCAGAAAGCATTG GTTACTAGGTTAGTAAAAGAAGGCACTGGAAAAGTCACTCTGGCCATTGGTGATGGTGCGAATGATGTGGGCATGATTCAGGAGGCTGATATTGGTGTAGGTATAAGTGGTGTAGAAGGGATGCAG GCTGTTATGGCTAGCGATTTCTCTATTTCTCAGTTTAGATTCCTAGAACGACTTCTTGTTGTACATGGTCACTGGTGCTACAAGAGAATAGCACTCATG ATTTGCTATTTCTTCTACAAAAACATAGCATTTGGGCTCACAATATTCTTCTTTGAGGCATATACGGGGTTCTCTGGGCAGTCAGTATATGATGACTGGTATATGCTTCTATTCAATGTTGTTCTCACTTCATTGCCAGTCATTACATTGGGTGTATTTGAGCAAGATGTCTCTTCCGAAGTTTGCTTGCAG TTCCCAGCATTGTACCAACAAGGGCAAAGGAACCTATTTTTTGATTGGTACAGAATTATCGGATGGATGTTCAATGGCCTATATACATCCATTGCCATATATTTCCTCAGCATTGGGATGCTTTACCATCAGGCATTTCGCTCAGGAGGGCAGACCGCAGATATGGCTGTCGTTGGAACCACAATGTTCACCTCAATTATTTGGACTGTCAATGTGCAAATTGCCCTTATTATGAACCACTTCACATGGATCCAGCATCTCTTCGTGTGGGGCAGTGTTGCTACATGGTACCTCTTCTTGGTTGCCTATGGAATGTCCTCGCCAACAATCTCTGGAAATGCCTATCAGATACTCTTGGAGGCTCTTGGACCAGCACCAATATTTTGGATCGCAACGATTATAGTCACAGCCGCCTGCAATATTCCATATCTGACGCACAAGGCCTTCCAAAGGGCCTTCAACCCACAGGATCAGCATGTGATTCAGGAAATCAAATATTATAAGAAGGACATCGAGGATGCACATATGTGGAAGAGAGAAAAGTCGAAGGCCAGACAGAAGACTAAGATTGGTTTTACTGCCAGGGTGGATGCGAAGATCAGGCAACTCAGGGAGCGATTAAACAAGAGAGCCCTGTCGACTTCTCAATCTTTAGAAGAGTAG